GTTAATGACAGGATTGCATATTTATCCTGACGGAGAAGCGCGAAAAGCGGAAATGGCAGCCTATGAACAAACCTTTCTGGAGGAAAACGGGTTCCCCCTATTTTCAAAACCTACGCGCGGTTATCTCGATAAGCGAGATAAAGACGATTTAGTAAATGCAGGAGTAAAACTTTTTGTATATCGAAAAATGATGATTCACAACCTGAAGACAGGCTTATTTCCTGGAAGGGCGAAAATGTATTATGGGGTTTATAATCAGGCACTGTGATTTCCTCCTGTTTTATCATTTGAGAAAACGATAAATGCGTTGGAAACCGATTCTTTAGGGATACTTCGATTGGAGTTTGTTGGAAACTGTTGGAAATCGTTAGAATCCGTTGGAATCCGTTTCAAACCGTTGGAATCCGCTTCTTTGTCCGTGACAAGCTGGATGGACATGGGACGCAGATTTTCGCAGAGGAAACGCAGATTTTCGCAGAGGTTTTTGGGTTGCTTTTGCTTTTGGAATCCGTTACAAACCGTTACAAACCGTTGGAATCCGTTGCAAACCGTTGTAAACCGTTGCAATCCGTTTCAAACCGTTGGAATCCGTTAAAAACCGTTTGAATCCGTTTAAATCGGATACCACAATCATAATACATTGATAGCCAAATACTTAAGATATAGTTCTTTTCAAAAATCCGTTACAAACCGTTTCTATCCGTTACAAACCGTTATAATCCGTTGGAATCCGCTTCTTTGTCCGTGACAAGCTGGATGGACATGGGACGCAGATTTTCGCAGAGGAAACGCAGATTTTCGCAGAGGTTTTTGGGTTGTTTTTGCTCTTGGAATCCGTTACAAACCGTTACAAACCGTTGGAATCCGTTGCAAACCGTTGTAAACCGTTGCAAACCGTTTCAATCCGTTACAAACCGTTACAATCCGTTGGAATCCGTTGCAAACCGTTGCAAACCGTTTCAATCCGTTACAAACCGTTACAAACCGTTACAATCCGTTACAATCCGTTGGAATCCGTTAAAAACCGTTTAAATCGGACACCCCAATTATAATATATTGATAGTCAAATACTTAAGTCGTGTTTCTTTTCAAAAATCCGTTACAAACCGATACGTATAGATTCTTAGATTGCAAAACCGGTCTTGGGTAAGGGTTCTGACAAGGGGCTTTTCGTCGGATTTTGACCACTGACCTTGGGTTCATGTCGCGCTATTGTCTATGGGGAGGTTTTTAATAAAAAATTCTGACAGAATATCCCTATAGCGGAATTTCCAGCATTTTAATATTTTGGGCACCCAAAAAACCATAACCTTGCTCCACATTTGTATATGTGGGGGCAGGATCAGTAAATGCTAGTTCAAAATCCTCGGGCTGGATCTGGTATTGATAATAGCGATAATAACTTTCCGATATCTTAGAGACTTGTAACAAGATTCTTGAAGGTCTGATGCTTCTATCAAAATTGGAGGGGATGGAGAGCAGGTAAATAACCTTAAAGGGCGATTCCACAAAACAATGATCGCTGAGGTATGAATTATTGTAGCTACAAATGGAGTTCCCTGAAAGCACAGGATCTGCTAAAATATTGGAGATCCGAACTATGATGGAGTCCCAGTCCGCAAACGCTCTGATCAGGTAAAAATCATTTTCACTTGCCGGGTCATTAATCGTTAGTTCCACTCTTCCACCGGATGATCCGGTATCCATGGGTTTATAGGCGGAATCCTGAAAGCTTGAAATCTGAATATCGGGAGGAGTCGGCATCATAACGGGCTGGGTACTGGCCGTTGTATAGCCCGCTGCAATTGCTTCAATCTTATAACTTTCGCCCGGTACCGGTCTCCAGTTCATGGGAGCCCGATATTGACCTTTCGCCTGTTCTTCCAGCAAAAATAATAAGCTGTCACCTTGATAAAGATTTACGGTCGCATTGGCAACCAGTAAATCTGCTGCAATACTTTCCGAAGGGGAAATTGTATGGGATAGTTCAACAAAAAATGGCTCATTTGAAGTTAACATGGCATTGATAACCAATTGATCCCCTTCATAAAAAAGGCGGAAATCAATTTCTTTCCGGCAACCGGATAGGAATAATAAGGCGAGAAAAAAAATTGCTGGAATCGGATATTTAATGAAAATATTCATAATAGTTAGGTTGAATATGCTCAGCTAGAATTCCCACTGATAAGACAACCAGGGGAGGAAAGGAATCAGGGACCATTGGATAAGGTTATATTTTTCAGTCCGGCGGAGATCCAGAAAAAACGGATTTTTTCGGTTGTAGGCATTATTAACGCCAAATGACCAGCTTCTGGAATGATCATTCCCGTCGGGATAAAAAGTTGCGCTTACATCGAGGCGATGGAAATCAGGCATTCGGGATTGGTTTCTCCCTTTATAAATCAGAATAAAAGTTTCCCTGGAAGAATTGGTGTTGTTATGTGCTTTTTCAATAGCAACAGGTAAGGTAACGGGCCTTCCCGATTGGAATTGCCAGGCAAGTGATAAACTCCAATAGTCATTTAGTTGATAGGCCCCTGTAATGGAAATATCATGCCTCCGGTCAAAATTACCGGGATACGCAGTTCCGTTATTAATATTGGCAAATTTTCGTTGGTTTTTGGAATAAGTATAGGCAATCCAGCCATTTAACCTTCCTTCCGGCTTACGAATCATGGTTTCTATTCCATACGCTGTCCCTTCACCATTTATCTCAACCAGCTCCTGCCAATTGGTATTGATACTGGTGGCAAAATCTATCCCCTGACGATAATCTATCAAGCCTGATAATTGTTTATAATATCCTTCTACAGACCATTCAATTCCTCTGATGGTTTGGGCTAAACCCGCTGACCATAGGATCGCTTTTTGGGGAGGTACCTTATCCGTTGGGGGTACCCAAATATCATTGGGAAGTCCTACACCATTGTTGGA
The Bacteroidia bacterium DNA segment above includes these coding regions:
- a CDS encoding DUF4249 domain-containing protein, with product MNIFIKYPIPAIFFLALLFLSGCRKEIDFRLFYEGDQLVINAMLTSNEPFFVELSHTISPSESIAADLLVANATVNLYQGDSLLFLLEEQAKGQYRAPMNWRPVPGESYKIEAIAAGYTTASTQPVMMPTPPDIQISSFQDSAYKPMDTGSSGGRVELTINDPASENDFYLIRAFADWDSIIVRISNILADPVLSGNSICSYNNSYLSDHCFVESPFKVIYLLSIPSNFDRSIRPSRILLQVSKISESYYRYYQYQIQPEDFELAFTDPAPTYTNVEQGYGFLGAQNIKMLEIPL